From Strigops habroptila isolate Jane chromosome 1, bStrHab1.2.pri, whole genome shotgun sequence, a single genomic window includes:
- the SRD5A1 gene encoding 3-oxo-5-alpha-steroid 4-dehydrogenase 1: MNGGAPAPSGAQCGMGVSGVCALWRRVSGPEEQRLMELLSYGLVAMGAGSAVLLRFIRMPYGRYSSRRFGWLLPARPAWALQELPSLLVPIGLAACGGAVTADWPNRILLGCFVVHYVQRALIFPLLIREGKPTPFFTFVLALLFCVYNGYLQGRSLSNYAKYPSGWLKDPRFITGFIGWLIGMAVNIHSDHILRNLRKPGETGYKIPRGGMFEYVSGANFFGEILEWFGFALACCTIESLAFALCTLFILGSRAKQHHQWYLEKFEDYPKNRKIVIPFVY, translated from the exons ATGAATGGAGGCGCCCCGGCGCCCTCGGGCGCGCAGTGCGGGATGGGGGTCAGCGGCGTGTGCGCGCTGTGGCGGCGGGTGTCGGGCCCGGAGGAGCAGCGGCTGATGGAGCTCCTCTCGTACGGGCTGGTGGCGATGGGCGCCGGCTCCGCCGTGCTGCTCCGCTTCATACGCATGCCCTACGGGCGTTACTCCTCGCGGCGCTTCGGCTGGCtgctgcccgcccgccccgcatgggcgctgcaggagctgccctcTCTCCTCGTCCCGATCGGGCTCGCCGCCTGCGGCGGGGCGGTCACCGCCGACTGGCCCAATCGCATTCTGCTGGGCTGCTTCGTCGTGCACTACGTACAGAG GGCACTCATATTTCCTCTTCTGATCCGGGAAGGAAAACCAACaccatttttcacttttgtgcTGGCGCTTCTGTTCTGTGTTTATAATGGATATTTGCAAGGCCGAAGCTTAAGCAACTATGCAAAATACCCTTCAGGCTGGTTAAAAGATCCGCGTTTCATTACAG gTTTTATAGGGTGGTTGATTGGCATGGCAGTCAATATTCATTCTGATCATATTCTCAGAAATTTGAGAAAACCAGGGGAAACCGGCTACAAGATACCAAGAG GAGGAATGTTTGAGTATGTCAGTGGAGCCAACTTTTTTGGAGAgatcctggaatggtttgggtttgccCTTGCCTGCTGCACCATTGAAAGCCTTGCATTTGCATTGTGCACCCTTTTCATCCTGGGTTCAAGGGCAAAACAGCACCACCA